The Myxococcales bacterium nucleotide sequence TGGTCTGGGTCAGGTCGTTGGTGCCGAAGGAGAAGAAGTCGGCGTACTTGGCGATGTCGCCGGCGGTCAGGGCGGCGCGCGGCAGTTCGATCATCGTGCCGATCATGATGTCGAGCTTGACGCCCTTTTTCGTCGTCACCTCGTCGATCACGCCCTGGACCTGTTTGCGCAACAGGTCGAGTTCCTTCCAGTGGCCGACGAGCGGAATCATGATTTCGGGATGGCAGTCGATCTTGGCGCGGGTCTTGACCTCGATGGCCGCCTCGACGACCGCGCGGGCCTGCATCAGGTAGATTTCGGGGAAGGTGACGCCGAGCCGGCAGCCGCGGTGGCCGAGCATCGGGTTGAATTCGTGCAGGCTCTCCACCTTGGCCTTGATCTTGGCCGAGCCGACGCCCATCACCTTGGCGACCTGCGCGATTTCCTTGTCGGTGTGCGGCAGGAATTCGTGCAAGGGCGGATCGAGGAAGCGGATGGTCACCGGGCGCTCGCCCATCGCCTTGAGAATGCCGATGAAGTCCTTGCGCTGATAGGGCAGCAGCTTGGCCAGCGCCTTTTCGCGGCCCTTCAGATCGTCGGACAGGATCATTTCGCGCACCGCCACGATGCGGTCGCCGCCGAAGAACATGTGCTCGGTGCGGCACAGGCCGATGCCCTGCGCGCCGTAAACGACGGCCTCGGCCGCCTGATCCGGCTGGTCGGCGTTGGTCCACACCTGCAGTTTGCGGTATTTGTCGGCCCACTGCATAAGCTGATTGAAAGCTTGATACGTGCGGGCTTTCATCGCCTTGGCCGCCGCGGCGCCCTTGCCGAAGAGGGCCACTTTCACTTCCGACGGGGAGACGTCGATCTTGCCCGCCAACACTTCGCCCGCGGTGCCGTCGATGCTGATGAAATCGCCGGCCTTGAACGTCTTGCCGCCGACCTTCATCTTGCCTTTCTTGTAGTCGATTTCCAGCGCGCCGCAGCCGGCCACGCAGACGCGGCCCATCTGGCGCGCCACCAGCGCGGCGTGGCTGGTCATGCCGCCCTTGGCGGTGAGGATGCCCTTGGCGGCCTGCATGCCCTTGATGTCCTCGGGGCTGGTCTCGATGCGGACCAGGATCGACGGCTCGCCCTTTTCGGCGAAGGCCCGGGCGTCGTCGGCGTGGAACGCGATGCGGCCGGTAGCCGCGCCCGGACCGGCCGGCAGGCCCTTGGCCAGCAAGGCGCCGCCCTTGATCGCCTCGGCTTTTTTCTTGGCGTCGAAGATCGGGGCGAGCAGCTGGTTCAGAGCGTTGGGATCGACCCGCTTCACCGCGGTCTTCTCGTCGATCAGGCCTTCCTTGACCATGTCGACCGCGATGATCGCCGCCGCGAAACCGGTGCGTTTGCCGTTGCGGGTTTGCAGCATCCAGAGCTTGCCGGCCTGGATGGTGAACTCGACGTCCTGCATGTCCTTGTAATGTTTTTCCAGCTTGTTCCGGATGTCGTTGAGCAGGGCGTAGGATTCGGGCATTTCCTTGGCCAGGTTGGCGATCGGCTGCGGTGTGCGGATGCCGGCCACGACGTCCTCGCCCTGGGCATTGCGCAGGTATTCGCCGTAGAAAATGTTGTCGCCGTTCGCCGGGTTGCGGGTGAAGGCGACGCCGGTG carries:
- a CDS encoding pyruvate, phosphate dikinase, with the translated sequence MATKYVFTFGDGKAEGAAKMKALLGGKGANLAEMNLIGVPVPAGFTISTEVCTYFYENKKTYPAELTEQVLAGLRHIEAIMGAKFGDPVNPLLVSVRSGARDSMPGMMDTVLNLGLNEKTVAGLAKKANNERFAWDSYRRFVQMYGDVVLGMKPTSKTDVDPFEEIIDEIKEKRHIELDIDLTVDDLKLLVGKFKAAIKKRTKKDFPEDPLEQLWGSIGAVFGSWNNDRAIVYRRMNKIPDEWGTAVNVQSMVFGNMGEDSATGVAFTRNPANGDNIFYGEYLRNAQGEDVVAGIRTPQPIANLAKEMPESYALLNDIRNKLEKHYKDMQDVEFTIQAGKLWMLQTRNGKRTGFAAAIIAVDMVKEGLIDEKTAVKRVDPNALNQLLAPIFDAKKKAEAIKGGALLAKGLPAGPGAATGRIAFHADDARAFAEKGEPSILVRIETSPEDIKGMQAAKGILTAKGGMTSHAALVARQMGRVCVAGCGALEIDYKKGKMKVGGKTFKAGDFISIDGTAGEVLAGKIDVSPSEVKVALFGKGAAAAKAMKARTYQAFNQLMQWADKYRKLQVWTNADQPDQAAEAVVYGAQGIGLCRTEHMFFGGDRIVAVREMILSDDLKGREKALAKLLPYQRKDFIGILKAMGERPVTIRFLDPPLHEFLPHTDKEIAQVAKVMGVGSAKIKAKVESLHEFNPMLGHRGCRLGVTFPEIYLMQARAVVEAAIEVKTRAKIDCHPEIMIPLVGHWKELDLLRKQVQGVIDEVTTKKGVKLDIMIGTMIELPRAALTAGDIAKYADFFSFGTNDLTQTTFGLSRDDAGRFLPEYVAKALLPEDPFVAVDQNGVGRLMKLATDEGRGTNPKLQVGICGEHGGEPSSVKFCHRIGLNYVSCSPPRVPIARLAAAQAALEE